A portion of the Tiliqua scincoides isolate rTilSci1 chromosome 3, rTilSci1.hap2, whole genome shotgun sequence genome contains these proteins:
- the LOC136644458 gene encoding SH2 domain-containing protein 1B-like — protein MELQCFHGNMTKENCEKILTKKGKNGSFLIRNSESIPGVFCLCVFYEQIIYTYRIFKKHNGHFMIQTSEGSPKQDFRTLKDLVSTYEKPNQGLVIHLRYPVNKPTTHQVSPKLHKPVSHDGSPRVHKPVSQQGSQSLQKPVTHEGSQSLHKPVSQQGSQSLHKPVCHQGSQSLHKERDDAYVIPVAEDGDDYVDVLAE, from the exons ATGGAACTACAGTGCTTCCATGGAAATATGACTAAAGAAAACTGTGAAAAAATATTGAccaaaaaagggaaaaatggaAGCTTTTTAATACGGAACAGTGAGAGCATTCCAGGAGTCTTCTGCCTTTGTGTTTT CTATGAACAGATTATCTACACATATCGAATCTTCAAGAAACATAATGGACATTTTATGATCCAG ACATCGGAAGGTTCTCCAAAACAAGACTTCAGAACTTTAAAGGATTTAGTTTCTACTTATGAAAAACCCAATCAGGGACTAGTAATCCACCTGCGCTATCCAGTAAACAAACCTACAACCCACCAAGTATCTCCAAAGCTCCACAAACCTGTATCTCATGATGGATCTCCAAGGGTCCACAAACCAGTATCCCAACAAGGATCCCAAAGTCTGCAGAAACCTGTAACCCACGAAGGATCGCAAAGTCTCCACAAACCTGTATCCCAACAAGGATCGCAAAGTCTCCACAAACCTGTGTGCCATCAAGGATCTCAAAGTCTCCACAAAGAAAGAGATGACGCATATGTGATTCCTG TTGCTGAGGATGGTGATGATTACGTAGATGTCTTGGCAGAATGA